A segment of the Arachis hypogaea cultivar Tifrunner chromosome 5, arahy.Tifrunner.gnm2.J5K5, whole genome shotgun sequence genome:
TGTTAGTTTAAGCACCTGACAAAACTTCCAAAGGTAAGACGAATTCACGGTTGAATGAACGATATATTGTTTCGATCCTCGTGGAATGACAGGAAGAACTTGTCTAAAGTCTCTACCTAGTAcaaccacttttcctccaaagAATAAATCTTTGCTATATGTTAGAGAACACCTCATGATATCACTCAAGTATTTATCAAGCGCTTCATAGCAGTACCTACTAACCATTGGAGTCTCATCCCAAATTATAAGTTTGGCTTTCAACAACAACATTGCTTGAGGGGAACCAAATTTGATGTTACATACAGAATCCTCAGTTATATTCATCAGTATTTTGAACCTTGAGTGTGCCGTTCTTCCATTGGAAAGAAGTAAAGATACAATACCACTCGAAGCAACGTTTAACACTATATCACCCCTTGAGCGAATCTCAGCAGAAATAAGATTCCAGAGAAATGTTTCTCCAGTATCCCCATGACCATACACAAAGAAAAAAATCCCTTCATCACAATACACAGCTGTAACAATTTTATCGAATGCATATCTCTGCTTAGGTGTTGCGATGGCTAATATGTCTGAggcatttttatttaaatcatctCTGTTAAAGTTTAGCTCTTCCCTAATAACCCTTTTGGTTAATAAAGAACTATCAACTTCAGTTGCTAAAGGCATAGGAGGATAGTCTTTCAATGTTTTACTATAGGAATGTAAGATCTTGTCTATATCTATTAAGCACAACTGCTTAATCTCATCATCTAACATTGTTAACTCTGCATATTATACGATACTgtaaaaattcaatcaaactaaaaatgatcAATAAGAAAGAACTTTTATAATTGTAACTAATAAAAACTCACCCCTCATGTTCATCACGGCTCTCTGTCGATACAAAATATCATCTGAGAGTTCATGCCAACATCTATCCCAGACACGTTCTGGTCTTGGGATATTGTTGGATGTTAATAGAATGACAAATAACCTCCTAACATATGATCCTGAGGCCCATGAGCTTGCTTCTTTAATTGCATCAATGAATTCTTTGTCATCTTACAAGAGTCCAAGGGCGAAGCATGCATCTATATACGTAGCATAAATTGTTCCTCCTACTGTTCTTATATCTCGAAAACTCATACATCCTCTTTGAGTATTCAAGAGAAGTCGTTGGTAATATTCTTCGATATTTACTGCAAAAAACTTGGTTAAAATCTCACTTTTAAGTTGTTAAATGGATTAAGCTAcgctattttaattattatgtagCTACACATCCGCATAAGAATAATTTtcctaaaaaatatagaaaaataaaaaattgtataatctaCAGATTATAACTGTTGAAAGTTATTTGAACATTTATTTTCTAGTGtagataaatcaaataaaatggaCGTGGGGTACAGGctgttaagattttaaatttaaatcattaaataagtaagatcaaaattgaatataaactcGTCATTACCTGCAAGTACATGAGTCATCCTTCCAATTGCGAAGCCTTTCTTTCGAGGAAACCATTTTGAAGAATCGTCCTTCCAAACAAACTTGGTTGGAAACTCAGCATAAGTCAGATTTCGAGCATAGGAATATGACATGTTCGCTGCCATCTATCCCAAAAATATGGACTTATGAGATATTACTCTTTCGACGATATCATTCACATTAGAAGTTTCACCATAAACCACAGGTTGCTCATCCTCCAAATAGAGTGGAAGTCTAATCACAAATGGTTCTTTCTCTTAGATTTCGTATCCAAATAGACACCAGACTACCTCACATGCCAAAATGTACCTACAATCGTAGTAATTCCTAATTTCGTCAATAACTTGTGTGGCTTTTGACGAAACACCAGTATTGTATAGAGTAGCTGTTACGCGGTCATTACCCTTGTGTACATACTTGTTTGGCATGTGTATTCCACATTTATGTGGCACCCGAACTTGAGCAACACTTTTGGATTATACGGAACAATGAACTTAGTGTCTAGTACACATTTCCTTTTCTTCACTGTTTGACCGTTATCAGTACACCTATATTTGGAAAATCCATCCTCATCAATGAGTGTTCGCTGTTTAAACTTTTTAGGATAGAACTTTGAACAGGATCTGTTCTTCATACAAGGTGAATTCTTGTTGTACGGACCACATGCACCATGTACCATGTAATTTTGAATAGCTCCATGTAGATTTGGCCTTTTATTTTCATCAAGAATCTCAGCTGTTATATGCTTGTCTATGTCATCTGGTGTTTGTAGCTTGAACTCGTTATTCATGAATAAAAGGATATGTGCATGCGGAAGCCCTCTCTTTTGAAACTCTACAGTGCAAACgtctgaaaattgaaaaagacaaaTGAGTAAAGCATTACAACATAAGATTTTAATAAAGCATTGCATAAACACAGACTTACATCCCAAAATTTTGCCAAAGATTTTTTCCTCTTTTAGGTCATCAATCAAACCATCAAGTTTGATCTTGAAAACTCGACACAATATATCAGGACGGTCTTCTGCCTTCAATCCAATGGAAGTCACTTCTCTTTTTATCTCATCCCATTCAGGGTTACAGGTCATGATGATAAAATAGCTAGGATACCCTGCATATCTACAAATTGCAAATGCATCTTTACAATTATTCATCATATACCTATGTCCACCGGTAAAAGTATTGGAAATAATGATTCTTTTGCCAAGCCTTGCAGCATCTACATCCCCATTTATAAGACTTTTATGTAGACATTTGTACTTGTTTACTCCTAAAGAATGTTAACCTCTCTGATTTCACCATTGTGTAGGCATCTACCAGAAACTGTTAGAATAATCTCTTTGATATCAAAATTAACAGAGATTCACCTGTCATTTTCTGTAGTCGAAAAGCAAAGAATTATCGCAAAgtgattgttttatttttctttgtaggCCTAGCGGAGATAGAATCTGATGTTGCAATACCCAAACGAAATCTATCCTCCCTATACGGAAACAATAATGGATATTGCAAGGCTAAAGAAGATGGATGAAAAACATCAATCCGCTAGAGCTTTTTAGATTGACTCTCTATAATAATATCTCTATCTTTCCTAAGTTGTTCAACATCGCCATCAATCAATGCAGCCACTTTAGATGcagatggcaagttgtatgtcctgccatctgtagtccttttactaatcaacttaaactttatgtttgtgtaatttttctgttggTACCTATCTCTTGCATAGCAAAAACTCTTTGCCAAACTATTATATTTATCTAGCATATTTCTTAATATTGCCACAATTCTCCTATCCCGCTCATTTATAGCTTCATTGGAACTGcaggaaaaaataataaaatttatgttattttctctcacagataagaaataactaaaaaatttgacTGGTTGCATGAAAATTACCGAAGTGTGCCTATTCGATTATCAATCTCATTTTCTATGTCATAGATATATAGCTGG
Coding sequences within it:
- the LOC112803340 gene encoding uncharacterized protein, producing the protein MHPPSGDTQSGQNVDPFVDDEVLNGYDYSILDVDMEDNFILSSETLDDAARLGKRIIISNTFTGGHRYAGYPSYFIIMTCNPEWDEIKREVTSIGLKAEDRPDILCRVFKIKLDGLIDDLKEEKIFGKILGYVCTVEFQKRGLPHAHILLFMNNEFKLQTPDDIDKHITAEILDENKRPNLHGAIQNYMVHGACGPYNKNSPCMKNRSCSKFYPKKFKQRTLIDEDGFSKYRCTDNGQTVKKRKCVLDTKFIVPYNPKVLLKFGCHINVEYTCQTSMYTRMAANMSYSYARNLTYAEFPTKFVWKDDSSKWFPRKKGFAIGRMTHVLAELTMLDDEIKQLCLIDIDKILHSYSKTLKDYPPMPLATEVDSSLLTKRVIREELNFNRDDLNKNASDILAIATPKQRYAFDKIVTAVYCDEGIFFFVYGHGDTGETFLWNLISAEIRSRGDIVLNVASSGIVSLLLSNGRTAHSRFKILMNITEDSVCNIKFGSPQAMLLLKAKLIIWDETPMVSRYCYEALDKYLSDIMRCSLTYSKDLFFGGKVVVLGRDFRQVLPVIPRGSKQYIVHSTVNSSYLWKFCQVLKLTKNMRLFVGTTASDQDETEQFGEWLLKVGDGLIGDNMDGEYEICLLENIVIPSLDQAFDELREKLYLSSDSIYMDEGNMESQLDLYGLELLNSINCSGLPPHKLILKVGIPVMLLRNIDQSSGLCNGTRLQVRKLRNHVIECEVLTSNNVGHIALIPRMNMVPTNETIPIRFQRKQFPIIVSFAMTINKSQGQILSHVGLYLPKPVFTHGQLYVIEIVQCQKSLVNALVERWHLDTHTFHLPVGECAVTLEDVALIFGLPTNGLPVTGVTTSSYEALE